A portion of the Pseudorasbora parva isolate DD20220531a chromosome 1, ASM2467924v1, whole genome shotgun sequence genome contains these proteins:
- the LOC137072741 gene encoding C-type mannose receptor 2-like gives MEQTLYLVLLLIALCSVSECVQRQYHFINEGKNWTEAQRYCRENYTDLATVDNMNDMKELNKSVTGGGGPYIWIGLQKTSVNKWQWSSGDPALYLNWGSGQPDGTDECAFMRNGQWEDGKCSDRWTFICCSSNNRLVFVNQMMNWTDAQSYCRQNHIDLVSVRSQNESQQIQKFISDSHISNEVWIGLFRDSWQWSDQRNSSFRYWSAGEPNNAGVENCAAISKNVLGQWLDDPCDRKYPFVCHEDKLILIKENLTWSEALRYCRQNHVDLVSVHSEEMQRRVMNVVKGASTAEVWLGLRHSCTVGIWFWVSGETVCYHKWAPGNGTGEEDCENTVRSGAVQSRGEDQRWISRPETHNRNFLCRNDE, from the exons ATGGAGCAAACTCTATATTTGGTTCTTCTTCTCATTG CTCTCTGCTCCGTATCTGAATGTGTCCAGCGTCAGTATCACTTTATAAACGAGGGGAAGAACTGGACTGAAGCTCAGAGATACTGCAGAGAGAATTACACAGATCTGGCCACCGTTGACAACATGAACGACATGAAGGAGCTGAACAAGAGTGTGACTGGTGGAGGTGGTCCGTATATCTGGATTGGGCTGCAGAAGACGAGTGTTAATAAATGGCAGTGGTCTTCAGGTGATCCTGCGCTCTATCTGAACTGGGGATCTGGACAACCTGATGGCACAGACGAGTGTGCTTTCATGAGAAATGGACAATGGGAAGATGGGAAATGTAGTGACAGATGGACTTTCATCTGCTGTTCATCTAACAACA GACTCGTCTTTGTCAATCAGATGATGAATTGGACTGACGCTCAGAGTTACTGCAGACAGAATCACATTGATCTGGTCAGTGTGAGGAGCCAGAATGAGAGTCAACAGATTCAGAAGTTCATCAGTGATAGTCACATATCTAATGAAGTCTGGATCGGTCTGTTCAGAGACTCATGGCAGTGGTCAGATCAGAGGAACTCCTCATTCAGATACTGGAGTGCTGGTGAACCTAATAATGCTGGAGTTGAAAACTGTGCTGCAATCAGTAAGAACGTTTTGGGTCAATGGCTAGATGACCCCTGCGACAGGAAATATCCTTTTGTGTGTCATGAAG ATAAACTGATTCTGATCAAAGAGAACCTGACGTGGTCTGAAGCTCTGAGATACTGCAGACAGAATCATGTGGATCTGGTCTCGGTTCATTCAGAGGAGATGCAGCGTCGTGTGATGAATGTGGTTAAAGGGGCGTCTACTGCGGAGGTGTGGTTGGGTTTACGTCACTCCTGCACTGTGGGCATCTGGTTCTGGGTGAGCGGAGAGACCGTGTGTTATCACAAATGGGCTCCAGGGAACGGCACAGGAGAGGAGGACTGTGAGAATACAGTGAGATCTGGAGCAGTTCAGTCTAGAGGAGAAGATCAGCGCTGGATCAGCCGTCCTGAGACTCACAACCGCAACTTCCTCTGCAGAAATGATGAGTGA